Within the Opitutaceae bacterium TAV5 genome, the region TCATCTGACGGCACCGCCATCACTCTTGCCGGAGCCGAAGCAGGTTCCGTTCTCGTCTGGCATACCCGTTCAGGGCTGCGCCAGATCGACGTTCCATCTGGTCAACAGCCCGTTACCATCAACCAATAATCCGTCGCCATGAATCCCCGTCCCCAAACCAACATCGTACCGCATCGCCTGTCGGGCCATGCCTTCACGCTCATCGAGCTTCTGACCGTCATCGCCATCATCGGTATCCTGGCCGCTATTATTATTCCCACGGTTGGCAAAGTCCGGGATTCTGCTCGTTCCGCACAATGCCTCAGCAACCTGCGTCAGATGGGACTCGCGGCGCGCCTTTATGCGGAGGACAACAAGGGGAAACTCATGCCCGCCGACTATAATTTCCCAAGAGGACTCTGGAAATACACAGGCCGGTCAGACAGCCGCCTTCCTCAAATTAGTGGCGATCCTCCGCCGGATCTTAAAGGGACTATCTTTGAATGTCCCAAAGTGTATTCCGACAAGCTGACTCCTCGCCGGAGTTACGGTGTGAATTATTGTTTTGGTCCCGACTACGTGGTCGAGACAAGTGCGCAGAGCGGAAAGATCGTTCTTCTGTCCCGTTTCGAAATGCAGTCACGAACCCTGCTTTTTGGCGATCTCGGCAGAGGCACAAGCGCGACAAGCAATCTCCATCCCGGCTCCCTGAATGGTCGTCACAACGAAAAGGCCAACGTCGTCTATCTCGATGGCCATGCTGCCGCCTTAACCATTACCGAGGAAATACGTGCAGATCCTCCGCGTATAACCTTCTGGCTCGGATACGAACGCTGACATCCGGCCAGTACTCGCTCCTGCTCCCCTGGCTGCCTTCCCGGAGGAAGATGTAGTTTTTTTTCTGCCATCTCAAAACGGGATTTTCTCCCCGGTCCTTTTATGAAATTTTTTTTGAATCTGTCTTCCGGATAC harbors:
- a CDS encoding N-terminal cleavage protein; translated protein: MNPRPQTNIVPHRLSGHAFTLIELLTVIAIIGILAAIIIPTVGKVRDSARSAQCLSNLRQMGLAARLYAEDNKGKLMPADYNFPRGLWKYTGRSDSRLPQISGDPPPDLKGTIFECPKVYSDKLTPRRSYGVNYCFGPDYVVETSAQSGKIVLLSRFEMQSRTLLFGDLGRGTSATSNLHPGSLNGRHNEKANVVYLDGHAAALTITEEIRADPPRITFWLGYER